From Erigeron canadensis isolate Cc75 chromosome 8, C_canadensis_v1, whole genome shotgun sequence, one genomic window encodes:
- the LOC122610363 gene encoding ATP-dependent DNA helicase PIF1-like, which translates to MTFASQTFAQLPFPKKPSSVQKMKPSMKSMIWYFVKLQAIPKSTLALTQLFPTLVVKRILKFCTHQSTYLNMLNFSGLPSHKLELKPHSPVILLRNINQTSGLCNGTRLIITQLLPRIIEAQVITGTAIGHRVYIPRISLTYNDKELPFTLKRKQFPLRLCYAMTINKSQGQSLNKIGIYLPQPVFSHGQLYVALSRATSPNALKIVIKPTEETTDNQTKNIVYSDFLNEIAPL; encoded by the coding sequence ATGACATTTGCCTCTCAAACATTTGCCCAGCTACCCTTTCCCAAAAAGCCATCGTCTGTCCAAAAAATGAAACCGTCAATGAAATCAATGATCTGGTACTTCGTCAAGCTCCAGGCGATACCAAAATCTACCTTAGCACTGACACAATTGTTCCCCACATTGGTTGTCAAGAGGATATTGAAGTTTTGTACCCACCAGAGTACCTACCTGAATATGCTTAACTTTAGTGGTCTTCCGAGTCACAAACTTGAGTTAAAGCCTCACTCGCCGGTTATTCTCTTACGAAACATCAATCAAACTTCAGGCCTTTGTAACGGGACCAGATTAATCATCACACAATTATTACCAAGGATTATTGAAGCACAAGTTATAACCGGCACGGCTATCGGACATCGTGTTTATATACCCAGGATTTCTTTAACATACAACGACAAGGAGCTTCCATTCACTCTCAAGAGAAAGCAATTCCCGTTACGCCTTTGTTATGCAATGACCATTAACAAAAGTCAAGGTCAATCCCTCAATAAGATTGGCATCTACCTACCACAACCCGTTTTCAGCCACGGTCAATTATATGTTGCCTTATCACGAGCTACCTCACCTAATGCActaaaaatagttattaaaCCTACCGAAGAAACCACtgacaatcaaacaaaaaacattgTTTATTCAGACTTCTTAAATGAAATTGCCCCATTATAA